In the Flavobacterium pallidum genome, one interval contains:
- a CDS encoding glycosyltransferase family 2 protein, whose translation MKLSVIILNYNVRHFLELCVGSVQKAVDGIDAEIIVVDNNSQDDSCDMMKSRFPQIKLIENKENSGFPKGNNIGAAQAKGQYICILNPDTVVAEDTFSKVLAFAEKQQDLGIVGVKLIDGTGNFLPESKRGIPTPWVAFTKIFGLYKLSPKAFGKYYAMDLPENQTGEVDILVGAFMLMKRDLYNELHGFDENCFMYADDIDLSYRSLLLQKHNYYFHETAVIHYKGESTVKDGVYMKHFRDFLNFFYSKHFKKSMFFDVMAKSGAFYFAAIKRFQGKPKAKIKPNLFILVSENQSLKAKIENALVATIQMQQAVPSPKTFSGKEHVQVIFDNNFLDFQTILDAFVTLKNGRTTFRIIPQDADYMIGSDSNVDRGTVIHVAK comes from the coding sequence ATGAAGTTATCCGTTATCATCCTCAATTATAATGTGCGCCACTTCCTGGAGCTTTGCGTGGGGAGTGTACAAAAAGCGGTTGATGGTATTGACGCTGAGATTATTGTCGTAGACAACAATTCCCAGGACGACAGCTGCGATATGATGAAATCGCGTTTCCCGCAGATAAAACTGATTGAAAACAAAGAGAATTCCGGTTTTCCAAAAGGCAATAATATTGGCGCTGCGCAGGCCAAAGGCCAATATATCTGTATTTTAAACCCGGACACAGTGGTTGCTGAGGATACTTTTTCCAAGGTTTTGGCTTTCGCCGAAAAACAGCAGGATTTGGGTATAGTAGGCGTAAAACTCATTGACGGCACCGGGAATTTCCTTCCGGAAAGCAAACGCGGCATCCCGACGCCATGGGTTGCCTTTACAAAGATCTTCGGGTTGTATAAATTGTCGCCGAAAGCTTTTGGGAAATATTACGCCATGGATTTACCCGAAAACCAAACCGGGGAAGTAGACATACTGGTGGGCGCTTTCATGCTGATGAAGCGCGATTTATACAATGAGTTGCACGGTTTCGATGAAAATTGCTTTATGTATGCAGATGATATCGATTTGTCTTATAGGTCATTGTTGCTGCAGAAACACAATTACTATTTCCATGAAACGGCCGTCATCCATTATAAAGGAGAAAGTACGGTAAAGGATGGAGTGTATATGAAGCATTTCCGGGATTTCCTGAATTTTTTCTACAGCAAGCATTTTAAGAAATCAATGTTTTTTGATGTCATGGCAAAATCCGGGGCTTTTTATTTTGCTGCAATCAAACGGTTTCAGGGCAAACCCAAGGCTAAAATAAAGCCAAATTTGTTTATTCTGGTATCTGAAAATCAATCATTAAAGGCAAAGATTGAAAATGCTTTGGTTGCAACAATCCAAATGCAGCAGGCCGTGCCTTCACCGAAAACGTTTTCGGGAAAGGAGCATGTACAGGTGATATTTGACAATAATTTTCTTGATTTTCAAACCATTCTGGACGCTTTCGTAACTTTGAAGAATGGCCGCACTACCTTTCGTATTATTCCTCAAGATGCTGATTATATGATTGGTAGCGACAGTAATGTAGATAGGGGAACGGTGATTCACGTCGCAAAATAA